Genomic segment of Panicum virgatum strain AP13 chromosome 9N, P.virgatum_v5, whole genome shotgun sequence:
GCCATGATACATCTATGTTGTACTGTGCTAAGCTATACACTTAGTTAGTTACTTGAGTAAATAAATGCATGGTAGATTTTAAATGTACCATTAACCGTCAAAAGCTAGCATACATGATCAAAACCAAAAGAGCATTGCTTACAGCAAGTATTATGGAGTCTACGTGgacaaggagagagaagggagcgGGCGTCTCCCTATCCGCCGACTGAAGCTGGCTGAGAGCCCCTCTGCTCACAACGATTGGATGAGACAGTGGGACCCACTACAGTTACTGCATGCATCCCAGCCGGCTATGGGCGCATCTATAAACCATGCTCTTAGGGCAAGTACAACAGTGGAGACAGTTGCTGTCTTTTTGACACAAACAGACAGCTGAACAAACAGATTGTACAATAAGTTGTCTGTTTAGCTGTTTGCAGGGCAATTAATTCGTCCTCTGACTCACAAACTCATGGTGATTTAGTGCACAATTGATCTTTGTAGCTATTTTGTTGTATACATGAGAGAATGGACAATACATTCAAATAATTCATATGTCTCTTAAAATAAGCATGATATCCGGAAATGATATATCTATTCATCTGAAATGATATCCGGAATACATGATATATATAACATAATTCTGTAACAAATTCTCTCAAAGTAATTCGCTCAAAATAATTGGCTCAAAATAATTCTGTAACATATTCACTCAAAATAATTCGCTCAAAATAATTCTGTAACAGATCGCTCAAAGACATATTGCTGATCAATTTTCATAATAGAAGTTCAGAGTATCAATACTGATGCTCCTAAAACAAAAAATTAAGTATCAATACTGCTCACCATCTGGTGCAACTAGCAGTGCTGGGTGACTCACCTTGAGCATGACCATCTGCTTCCAGACCACCTGCTTCTGAGAAGGCTCTTCGCCAATTGCAGCAGTATGGCTGGgcgttcgggttacccgaaaaattcgggtcgggtttttcgggtttgaAAAATTTCGGGTTTTGAAAACTACAACCCAAAATTTGCTAAAAATAATCGaaacccgacatttcgggtacccgataattcgggttcgggttcaggttttacccgaacaacccgaacTATCCTAGACTCTACAATACACCGCGGCTCCTCGCTCGCAGTTGACCAAGCAGGCAGGCAGCCCGCGCGGCCGGCTCGACGCCGTCCCTCCCTGCGTGCGTTGCGGCCGATTGGCGCTCGCGGAGGGGGCGCGCGTACTCGGGCTGTTGCCGCCGCCGAAGCCCCACCCGCTCGCGGGACTGCAGGAGCAAAAGCTGAGGGGGCGTGGAGGAGGCAGATCTGGCGGGCGTGGACTCAGGATCCTGCTCTGCGCGGGAGAGACGGAGGGAATCGGAGAAGGACgcgagggcgaggaggagaTTGGAGAGGTGGAGGAGCTTCAAGATGCGCATGGGCGGTgggcgccgtggcggcggccggcgtgcgcCCGGGCGGGGGGcatgatggcggcggccggcagacGCTTGGGCtggggcgcggtggcggcggccagcgggcCCTGGGCGGTGGCGTGGTGGGCACCTCCAGCTTGAGACGAGGACGAGATGCTCCGGCAGGCTGTGGCGCggtgacggcggccggcgggcgaggggcggtggcgcggtgaGCCGGTGACGGCGGTCGGCGCGCGAGGGGCGGACGGGCGACTCGCGACTCGCGAGGGGCGCTGTGGCCTGTGGCGGCGTGACTGGGGTGGGGCGGTGGGGGACTGGGGGTGCTGTGGGGCGCTGTGCCTAGGTTAGGGTTAAGAGGTTTCATGGGCTGGGCTGCAAGCCTACAATGAGTAAACACATCTATGGGCTGGGCTgatttcgggtagttcgggtaccgtagcccaatacccgaactactcgtaataatttcgggtaccgtgggttaGAACCTGAATtggggttcgggtttttcggattcgggtttttcgggttcgggctcggatttttcgggttcgggcttcGGGTATCGGGTATTTTGCCCAGCCATATGCAGCAGGATGGATATGTCTTTGCTTTACCCCCTTGGGCATTTTTTATACATGGTTCACATGATGACAGTTCACATGGTATGCATCGGTTCACACTTAAGTTCACACTTAAGACACTTCATAATAGAGCAGCCAACAATTTCAGCATATTTCAGCATTAGGAAATTTCAGCACATATCAATTTCACAAAAATATTTGGTTGACTTAGCATATACCAGATTTCATCCTAACCAATAGAACAAGTAAATCTCGAAATTGTATACTTGGTTTCAGATTCAATACCTGCTCCAAATCTCCAAAATGACAGATTTGGAAACCTGAAAATGACAGCAAATATTTGTCAGTAAGTGTACAAGTCTACAATTATGAGCAAACAATTTTTCAGCTAGTGTACTAACCTCAATTATCAGCAAACAATTTCATAGTAAACTTGGTTGCTGAAATTTCAGAGTTTCATAGTAAACTTGGATATGCCATTAAATACTTGTGGCCGATGTTTGGACTACAAATCCTAGATAGGACTTATGGTCCACAACTCAAAGGATTGGATGTATTCAGTGTTAGCTCAAGGTTCAGAGAGGGATTTCTAGTTCATTGGgctattgaaaaaaaaatctagcaaTTTGAGCTCCATGTATACAGTAGCAATTCCTATAGGGTTCCCAAAATGACAGATTTTAATCCATTTTTCCTTTGAATCAAAGGAGGCTGAAATTGTTCATGAAAAACATCACTGATCCATATATCATGCTAGTTTACTGTCATGGGGAAAAAATCAATTCCACAAATTGACAGATATACAGTGCTAGGTTATTGCATTATTGTCCAATTCCTACACAATCCATATATCATACATAGGTAATTCCACAAAAAAAGGTTACTGTCAAGGGGAAAAAAATCAACACTCAATCCATGCCCTCAACTTCAAACATTACTGAATCTATAGAGCATAGAACATCactgaaaaaaatttcatgcaCCATTACTGGAAATCATGCTCCTACACTTGCGTCCACTGATACACATAAGCAAAATTGAGCACAGTTCAGAAACAATACCATGTCGCAGGATCAGAACATTGGGGGAAAAAAATCCATGGAGCTCCGATGGGGCTCTGCCCAGTGCTGCCATAGAAGCCGTTGACGTTGACGTTGAAGGAGTTCCCGTCGGTGAAGGAGCTTGGTGGAGGATCTGCGCCGGACCTCCTCTGCCCCAGGGATCGCGCCGTCTCGGCCGACCTCCTCTGCTCCGGCACGGGCGGCACCCGACCTAGCCCTGTCTTCCGCATCGTCGCCGCCAATTCCTTCCGCGATGGAGCTGCAGCTATGGCTGGgcgttcgggttacccgaaaaattcgggtcgggtttttcgggttttaaAAATTTCGGGGTTTGAAAACTACAACCCAAAATTTGCTAAAAATAATCGaaacccgacatttcgggtacccgataattcgggttcgggttcgggttttacccgaacaacccgaacTATCCTAGACTCTACAATACACCGCGGCTCCTCGCTCGCAGTTGACCAAGCAGGCAGGCAGCCCGTGCGGCCGGCTCGACGCCGTCCCTCCCTGCGTGCGTTGCGGCCGATTGGCGCTCGCGGAGGGGGCGCGCGTACTCGGGCTGTTGCCGCCGCCGAAGCCCCACCCGCTCGCGGGACTGCAGGAGCAAAAGCTGAGGGGGCGTGGAGGAGGCAGATCTGGCGGGTGTGGACTCAGGATCCTGCTCTGCGCGGGAGAGACGGAGGGAATCGGAGAAGGACgcgagggcgaggaggagaTTGGAGAGGTGAAGGAGCTTCAAGATGCGCATGGGCGGTGGGcgctgtggcggcggccggcgtgcgcCCGGGCGGGGGGcatgatggcggcggccggcaggcgCTTGGGCtggggcgcggtggcggcggccagcgggcCCTGGGCGGTGGCGTGGTGGGCACCTCCAGCTTGAGACGAGGACGAGATGCTCCGGCAGGCTGTGGCGCggtgacggcggccggcgggcgaggggcggtggcgcggtgaGCCGGTGACGGCGGTCGGCGCGCGAGGGGCGGACGGGCGACTCGCGACTCGCGAGGGGCGCTGTGGCCTGTGGCGGCGTGACTGGGGTGGGGCGGTGGGGGACTGGGGTGCTGTGGGGCGCTGCGCCTAGGTTAGGGTTAAGAGGTTTCATGGGCTGGGCTGCAAGCCTACAATGAGTAAACACATCTATGGGCTGTGCTgatttcgggtagttcgggtaccgtagcccaatacccgaactacccgtaataatttcgggtaccgtgggttaGAACCCGAATtggggttcgggtttttcggattcgggtttttcgggttcgggctcggaTTTTTCGGGTTCGGACTTCGGGTATGGGGTATTTTGCCCAGCCATAGCCGCAGCGCCCTTGCGCACCCGAGCTTCGAGCTGCATCCATCTTCAGCAgtttttgcgccgccgccgccaccctctcctGCCGCGACATGGTGATGAGCACCAAGATCTGAATGCTGCAGAGGGAAATAGAgcagggggaggggggatgGCGGCAAAGTTTCGCGCCGAAAGCTCGGGCGCGCGCACGGGATCAGGCCGACGCCGAGCCGCCGCAGCTGTCGCACAACGGCGGCACGAGTCGTCGATTCGCTTTGGAGCGAGGCCGTCGCCGAACGACTCGACGGCTCCTCAGTTAATGCcacgcgcgggggggggggggggggggggggggggtcttgcAAATTGTCTTTGCATGTCGACGGCTCGGCAACGGCCGTTCTACGTGCCCTTATGATACAGCCTGCTGCCGGGTGCAAGCAACGCATGGTGGTGGTAGACCCCACTCGTATTTATTGTGCAGCCGGGAGGTCAGCCCATAGAAGGGGCCGTACAGTGTATTCTACCCTCTCTCTTTTGCTTTCTCTCCACATAGAATCTCACCAGCTCTACGCAgtttataatacttgctctaacaaTACGCATACCAAAGAACAAAGAACTCTTGTGCAGGGTGCACACCCTCTACATTTATTCAAGAGGCTGTACTAATTTACAGTAGACCCATGGGCAGTCACATAACTGTACTTTTGCATGCAAATATATAATAGATCCTACTTACACATACTCACATAGTGATCTCCTTAAGTATAATCTACATTGGAAAGAGGATGTGCTGAAAACTTGATGAGGGCTCCGGGGCTGCAGCCTCTTTGCCTCTCGATCGATGCTGATGCCGGGGCTGCGGCCTCTGGCACGTAGACGGCTTCTGTACATGGCCTTGCCCCGCCACGGGCATCGATCGACGATCGTCGGTTGTGAAGCATACATGGGTACCATACGGCGTCTGTTagaccgccggccggccggccggcgcggcacCATGCCGTGTCTAGACGCGGATGAGGGCGGGGGCCtgctggaggcggcgctggagctggagctggcgcTGCTCGGACTCCTGCCGCTGCAGGCGCAGGTGCTCGTGCTGCCGCCGGATGAAGCTCTCCGCGCGCCGCAGCAGCTCGTCCGGCGCGATCGCCTCGAGCACGTCCCGCGTGCGCCACCCCAGCTGCCGGAgcgccgacggcgccgccgccggaggctgCGGGGCCGCCGACGCCTTGCTGACCGCCGAGACGGACTTGCGCATCGCCCGGCGCGTCGCGGCGGCCGTCTCGGCCACGCGCTGCAGCCGGGGCAGCTCGTCGTTGCCCCACGACTCGCTCTTCTGCACGAccaccggccgcgccgcgcgccgctgcacGATGGACTGCCACAGCGAGTCTATGGACacgtcctcgtcctcgccgtcgtcggcggcgccggcgaaggcGAAGGCTACAGGCGTCTCCTGGTCCTGGACGACGCGTCTCTCCTCGTCGGGCTcgcgtgcctccgccgccgctgacgCGCCGGCCAGCCTCGGTCCCGGCGCGTCCTGGCCGGCCGGTTTCTTGCGCACGCGTGGGCGGTCGGCTcgcctggccgccctcgcctcCCGGGCCAGCCTCCTGGACACCGGCGCCGCGTCGGCCGCGCGACGGGCGGCGCTGCCCGCTTCGGAGAAATACTCGTACTCGGACGAAGACGTGTAGAGGCTATCCGCGGTGTCGTGCacggcgtcctcgccggcggctgCCGAGGACGAGGCAGCGCTGTCGTTGGTCCTGCCGCGGCGGGAGGACGAGAGGAGCCAGATGATGATAGCGTTGGCTGCCACCCACAGGAAGACGGGCGACAAGAGGAAGTCGGCGGTGGCGATTGCGGGGACGTAGGAGCCGGCtgctgccgcctccgccgtgGCGGCGAGGACGGCCAGCACCAtggcaaccgccgccgccgtggggagGGAGTCCATGGAAGGCGGGAGTAGTTGCGCGATCCGGTGGCGTGTGAAGGGCCAGCAAAGTGGCGAGTGGTTTATATAAGGCCTGGCCTGGCCGGCCTCTGTCGAGTGAGAGGTCGGCTTCTGATTGCCGCCTTGGTGCACGGAGAGGTAAAAAGTAAAGAGCTGGTTGTCCTGGCCTCCTGCTCCTGGGAGACTCCTAGCAAGGATTTTGGATAATTACTGCACGT
This window contains:
- the LOC120687289 gene encoding uncharacterized protein LOC120687289, translating into MQLEARVRKGAAAPSRKELAATMRKTGLGRVPPVPEQRRSAETARSLGQRRSGADPPPSSFTDGNSFNVNVNGFYGSTGQSPIGAPWIFFPQCSDPATWFPNLSFWRFGAGIESETKYTISRFTCSIG
- the LOC120692913 gene encoding uncharacterized protein LOC120692913, with translation MDSLPTAAAVAMVLAVLAATAEAAAAGSYVPAIATADFLLSPVFLWVAANAIIIWLLSSSRRGRTNDSAASSSAAAGEDAVHDTADSLYTSSSEYEYFSEAGSAARRAADAAPVSRRLAREARAARRADRPRVRKKPAGQDAPGPRLAGASAAAEAREPDEERRVVQDQETPVAFAFAGAADDGEDEDVSIDSLWQSIVQRRAARPVVVQKSESWGNDELPRLQRVAETAAATRRAMRKSVSAVSKASAAPQPPAAAPSALRQLGWRTRDVLEAIAPDELLRRAESFIRRQHEHLRLQRQESEQRQLQLQRRLQQAPALIRV